A section of the Acropora muricata isolate sample 2 chromosome 4, ASM3666990v1, whole genome shotgun sequence genome encodes:
- the LOC136913290 gene encoding uncharacterized protein isoform X1, translating to MIEELLRRFAQENFNDDYVPVLPGQSRIANPLSLMIKQKRPIWKIPFAKDELTILAGLEKYVSSGSESWYREAVSSKITKEQRMEKGKDDPVNRDRRIAVNVSDVGEVKLTAADHLGDLLLGKLSEEYIEDPDLRGILACAVLDADKMIPYQHGELFLMTSVVYSEKFEVVGKRKQEREVEARLQAQPVIGDLTPKLDVKLQEVFTPSGVATRNVSGPILFTYCRVQYKEEAKTLEVMKGEVVGPRVPTRNMELPKDLKCEGDASSDEDDDEGHIDDDNVENDDGQVPDVVLADDIIPVVGDFTDQDKKNIKCIYNKVNNVLMTASSREEQKAMVKKYLGWLTDLLADDKMKIILDKPLTSNDCPFLRSFYVTALPGQDTLDFTKVKKAEIHGCGFILKLFDELSDEEWEELGIPSN from the exons ATGATTGAAGAACTACTTCGCAGGTTTGCCCAAGAGAACTTCAACGATGACTATGTGCCAGTTTTGCCCGGACAGTCAAGGATAGCCAATCCTTTGTCGCTGATGATCAAACAAAAGCGTCCAATATGGAAAATTCCTTTTGCGAAGGATGAACTTACTATTCTCGCTGGTCTGGAAAAATATGTTTCCAGTGGTAGTGAAAGCTGGTATCGGGAAGCCGTTAGCTCAAAGATTACTAAAGAGCAAAGGATGGAGAAGGGGAAGGATGATCCAGTAAACAG GGACAGGAGAATTGCTGTTAATGTTTCGGACGTTGGAGAAGTAAAACTGACTGCTGCTGATCACCTGGGGGACCTTCTACTTGGCAAACTTAGCGAAGAATATATAGAAGATCCAGACCTTCGTGGCATTCTTGCTTGTGCAGTCCTGGACGCTGATAAGATGATCCCTTATCAACATGGAGAACTGTTTCTCATGACCTCCGTAGTCTACAGTGAAAAATTTGAGGTTGTGGGTAAAAGGAAGCAGGAA CGGGAAGTAGAAGCTCGTCTCCAAGCTCAACCGGTGATTGGGGATCTGACACCCAAACTCGACGTTAAATTACAAGAAGTGTTTACACCTTCGGGAGTGGCAACAAGAAACGTATCGGGACCAATTCTTTTCACGTACTGTCGTGTTCAGTACaaagaagaagcaaaaacaCTGGAGGTCATGAAGGGAGAGGTCGTCGGCCCTAGAGTACCAACGCGAAATATGGAACTCCCTAAGGATTTGAAATGTGAAGGTGATGCTTCTAgcgatgaagatgatgatgaggGACATATCGACGATGATAATGTTGAAAACGATGATGGACAGGTTCCAGATGTTGTGCTTGCAGACGACATTATTCCAG TTGTAGGTGATTTCACTGATCAGGACAAGAAGAATATTAAATGCATatacaataaagttaataacGTGCTGATGACAGCGAGCAGCCGAGAGGAACAAAAAGCAATGGTCAAAAAGTACTTGGGATGG tTGACGGACTTGTTGGCGGACGATAAGATGAAGATTATACTGGATAAACCACTCACCAGCAACGATTGCCCATTTTTGCGTAGCTTTTACGTAACTGCATTGCCAGGTCAAGACACGCTTGATTTCACAAAAGTAAAGAAAGCGGAAATTCATGGATGTGgattcattttgaaattattcGATG AATTGTCTGACGAGGAATGGGAGGAGCTTGGGATCCCGAGCAACTGA
- the LOC136913290 gene encoding uncharacterized protein isoform X2 encodes MIKQKRPIWKIPFAKDELTILAGLEKYVSSGSESWYREAVSSKITKEQRMEKGKDDPVNRDRRIAVNVSDVGEVKLTAADHLGDLLLGKLSEEYIEDPDLRGILACAVLDADKMIPYQHGELFLMTSVVYSEKFEVVGKRKQEREVEARLQAQPVIGDLTPKLDVKLQEVFTPSGVATRNVSGPILFTYCRVQYKEEAKTLEVMKGEVVGPRVPTRNMELPKDLKCEGDASSDEDDDEGHIDDDNVENDDGQVPDVVLADDIIPVVGDFTDQDKKNIKCIYNKVNNVLMTASSREEQKAMVKKYLGWLTDLLADDKMKIILDKPLTSNDCPFLRSFYVTALPGQDTLDFTKVKKAEIHGCGFILKLFDELSDEEWEELGIPSN; translated from the exons ATGATCAAACAAAAGCGTCCAATATGGAAAATTCCTTTTGCGAAGGATGAACTTACTATTCTCGCTGGTCTGGAAAAATATGTTTCCAGTGGTAGTGAAAGCTGGTATCGGGAAGCCGTTAGCTCAAAGATTACTAAAGAGCAAAGGATGGAGAAGGGGAAGGATGATCCAGTAAACAG GGACAGGAGAATTGCTGTTAATGTTTCGGACGTTGGAGAAGTAAAACTGACTGCTGCTGATCACCTGGGGGACCTTCTACTTGGCAAACTTAGCGAAGAATATATAGAAGATCCAGACCTTCGTGGCATTCTTGCTTGTGCAGTCCTGGACGCTGATAAGATGATCCCTTATCAACATGGAGAACTGTTTCTCATGACCTCCGTAGTCTACAGTGAAAAATTTGAGGTTGTGGGTAAAAGGAAGCAGGAA CGGGAAGTAGAAGCTCGTCTCCAAGCTCAACCGGTGATTGGGGATCTGACACCCAAACTCGACGTTAAATTACAAGAAGTGTTTACACCTTCGGGAGTGGCAACAAGAAACGTATCGGGACCAATTCTTTTCACGTACTGTCGTGTTCAGTACaaagaagaagcaaaaacaCTGGAGGTCATGAAGGGAGAGGTCGTCGGCCCTAGAGTACCAACGCGAAATATGGAACTCCCTAAGGATTTGAAATGTGAAGGTGATGCTTCTAgcgatgaagatgatgatgaggGACATATCGACGATGATAATGTTGAAAACGATGATGGACAGGTTCCAGATGTTGTGCTTGCAGACGACATTATTCCAG TTGTAGGTGATTTCACTGATCAGGACAAGAAGAATATTAAATGCATatacaataaagttaataacGTGCTGATGACAGCGAGCAGCCGAGAGGAACAAAAAGCAATGGTCAAAAAGTACTTGGGATGG tTGACGGACTTGTTGGCGGACGATAAGATGAAGATTATACTGGATAAACCACTCACCAGCAACGATTGCCCATTTTTGCGTAGCTTTTACGTAACTGCATTGCCAGGTCAAGACACGCTTGATTTCACAAAAGTAAAGAAAGCGGAAATTCATGGATGTGgattcattttgaaattattcGATG AATTGTCTGACGAGGAATGGGAGGAGCTTGGGATCCCGAGCAACTGA